In Phoenix dactylifera cultivar Barhee BC4 chromosome 11, palm_55x_up_171113_PBpolish2nd_filt_p, whole genome shotgun sequence, the following are encoded in one genomic region:
- the LOC103720495 gene encoding protein RRP6-like 3 isoform X2 gives MATRGKINAIVAVACVAAASLVVAALCRRLWRRRVAGRRCCSELEDKPQNRFKHVLADNSYAPFRHFKREGTEEEVSLKMHPFEEEITSLLENPPALLNFVTVHEYSDMSASYVWIDTEHQLDYLAKLLSKEQVFAVDTEQHSLRSFIGFTALMQISTEREDFLIDTIALHDVMDILRPVFADPSICKVFHGADNDVLWLQRDFHIYVVNMFDTAKACEILSKPHKSLAYLLETYCGVSTDKTLQREDWRVRPLSVEMIEYARSDAHYLLYIADCLASELQSKSPDTSACPDDKFNFFFEASHRSNMVCMQLYAKEIESTPGASAAASILSRNLSVQGVTSWKSCEIKDLIWKLCAWRDLMARIHDESLRYVLSDQAIVSLAMRIPKEPTEVYDVIQQADLNNGSSNIYSILPSPSPVVSTHIEELCFLLQEVSANIDDVFRRFLQKHLGPTGCCPLSVYNYALLSEFCLKQTNELFMKHAGEKFTSMVGKKASRELFVQKFSCKSPVYHNCRIYASDGRLLCYCDRRKLEWYLKRDLAKIVEDDPPAIMLLFEPKGRPEDEDNDFYIQSKKNICVGCGEKNHYLRYRIIPSCYRMHFPEHLKSHRSHDIVLLCVDCHEIAHSAAEKFKKQIAEEFGIPLFVRMIVDSGESTVATVTSKSVGGIEETGVSPLQLRTAAMALLRHGSSMPARRHEELMQVVKAYFGGREISREDLEMALLVGMSPHERRRLEKKKGLSLRHHAQSIICKSSTSSNDKTIENNIKRNNSIHISQESLKDDVKDTDGRQTNTSASDMHAVLLLNRDDFPSGNIQCPNKTEELELGNVCVSSNGNGHGALQKETCEAVIPSTSYQVTSSKSAKKLSLLGHGPHGKQVVEHLLNKYGEDGILQFCQRWRQVFVDAIHPRFLPSGWDIMHSGRRDFGEYSVYNPARKDLQTADK, from the exons ATGGCGACCCGAGGAAAGATCAACGCGATCGTCGCCGTCGCGTGCGTCGCGGCGGCCTCCCTTGTCGTGGCGGCGCTCTGCCGGCGCCTGTGGAGGCGGAGGGTGGCCGGCCGGCGATGCTGCTCGGAGCTCGAGGACAAGCCCCAGAACCGATTCAAGCACGTTCTTGCCGACAATTCCTACGCGCCTTTCAGGCATTTCAAGCGAGAGGGAACGGAGGAAG AAGTCTCTTTGAAGATGCATCCGTTTGAAGAAGAGATCACTTCATTATTGGAGAACCCTCCTGCTCTATTAAATTTCGTTACCGTTCATGAATATTCAGATATGAGTGCTTCTTATGTCTGGATAGACACAGAACACCAATTAGACTACCTTGCCAAGCTACTAAGTAAGGAACAAGTCTTTGCTGTTGATACAGAACAACATAGTCTTCGATCATTCATTGGGTTTACTGCTCTAATGCAG ATCTCTACAGAGAGAGAAGATTTCCTGATTGATACAATTGCTCTGCATGATGTGATGGACATCCTACGCCCTGTTTTTGCTGATCCTTCAATTTGCAAG GTCTTTCATGGAGCTGATAATGATGTTCTTTGGCTCCAGAGAGACTTCCATATATATGTTGTCAACATGTTTGATACTGCAAAA GCATGTGAGATCCTGTCAAAACCCCACAAGTCATTAGCATATTTACTTGAGACATATTGTGGAGTGTCAACTGACAAAACACTGCAG CGTGAAGATTGGAGAGTACGTCCATTATCAGTAGAAATGATCGAGTATGCTCGTAGTGATGCTCACTATCTACTATATATTGCTGACTGTTTAGCCTCTGAGCTCCAAAGCAAATCCCCTG ATACCTCAGCTTGTCCCGATgacaaattcaattttttcttcGAGGCCAGCCATCGTTCAAACATGGTGTGCATGCAACTTTATGCGAAAGAGATTGAATCTACTCCTGGCGCTTCTGCTGCAGCATCTATATTATCACGTAACCTGAGTGTTCAAGGAGTTACCTCCTGGAAAAGTTGTGAAATAAAG GATCTGATCTGGAAGCTGTGCGCATGGAGGGACTTAATG GCTCGAATTCATGATGAAAGCTTAAGATATGTCTTATCAGATCAAGCTATTGTTTCTCTTGCCATGAGAATTCCAAAGGAACCAACTGAAGTATATGATGTCATTCAGCAAGCTGATTTAAATAATGGTTCTTCAAATATCTATTCTATCTTGCCATCACCGTCACCTGTTGTCAGTACCCACATAGAGGAACTTTGCTTTCTCCTTCAAGAAGTGAGCGCCAACATAGATGATGTTTTTAGAAGATTTCTGCAAAAGCACCTGGGTCCTACAGGATGTTGTCCACTGTCAGTTTATAACTATGCTTTATTATCTGAGTTCTGTTTGAAACAAACCAATGAATTATTCATGAAGCATGCAGGAGAAAAGTTTACCTCAATGGTTGGCAAAAAGGCCTCACGTGAACTTTTTGTTCAAAAATTCTCATGCAAATCCCCAGTGTATCACAACTGCAGGATCTATGCTAGCGATGGGAGATTGCTTTGTTATTGTGATCGCAGAAAGTTGGAGTG GTACCTTAAACGAGATTTGGCAAAGATTGTTGAAGATGATCCTCCAGCAATTATGCTTCTTTTTGAACCAAAAGGCCGTCCAGAAGATGAAGATAATGACTTTTATATTCAGagtaagaaaaatatatgtGTTGGATGTGGGGAAAAGAATCACTACTTACGTTACAGAATAATACCATCATGCTACAGAATGCACTTTCCAGAGCATTTGAAAAGCCACCGTTCTCATGATATTGTTCTACTTTGCGTGGACTGTCATGAAATAGCTCATTCTGCTGCTGAAAAGTTTAAGAAGCAGATAGCAGAAGAATTCGGAATCCCCCTTTTTGTGCGAATGATAGTTGACTCAGGAGAGAGCACGGTAGCAACTGTGACATCAAAATCTGTGGGTGGAATTGAGGAAACAGGTGTGTCCCCATTGCAGTTGCGAACTGCAGCAATGGCTCTTCTACGCCATGGATCCAGCATGCCGGCAAGAAGGCATGAAGAGCTGATGCAG GTCGTAAAAGCATATTTTGGGGGAAGAGAAATATCTCGAGAAGACCTGGAAATGGCATTACTTGTTGGCATGAGTCCTCATGAGAGAAGACGGcttgagaagaaaaaaggatTATCCTTGAGACATCATGCACAGAGCATTATCTGTAAAAGTAGCACATCTAGCAATGATAAAACGATTGAGAATAATATTAAGAGGAACAATAGCATTCATATATCTCAGGAATCATTAAAAGATGATGTGAAGGATACTGATGGTAGACAAACAAATACATCTGCTAGTGATATGCATGCAGTTTTGTTGCTCAATAGAGATGATTTTCCTAGTGGCAACATACAGTGTCCTAACAAAACAGAAGAATTGGAGCTAGGAAATGTATGTGTTTCAAGTAATGGGAATGGGCATGGAGCTCTACAGAAGGAGACTTGTGAAGCTGTTATCCCATCCACATCTTATCAAGTTACCTCCTCAAAAAGTGCAAAGAAGCTATCATTGTTGGGGCATGGACCTCATGGGAAGCAAGTTGTGGAGCATTTGCTAAACAAGTATGGGGAGGATGGCATCCTCCAATTTTGCCAAAGATGGAGGCAAGTGTTTGTTGATGCTATTCATCCTCGTTTCCTACCTTCTGGTTGGGACATAATGCACAG
- the LOC103720495 gene encoding protein RRP6-like 3 isoform X3, which produces MATRGKINAIVAVACVAAASLVVAALCRRLWRRRVAGRRCCSELEDKPQNRFKHVLADNSYAPFRHFKREGTEEVSLKMHPFEEEITSLLENPPALLNFVTVHEYSDMSASYVWIDTEHQLDYLAKLLSKEQVFAVDTEQHSLRSFIGFTALMQISTEREDFLIDTIALHDVMDILRPVFADPSICKVFHGADNDVLWLQRDFHIYVVNMFDTAKACEILSKPHKSLAYLLETYCGVSTDKTLQREDWRVRPLSVEMIEYARSDAHYLLYIADCLASELQSKSPDTSACPDDKFNFFFEASHRSNMVCMQLYAKEIESTPGASAAASILSRNLSVQGVTSWKSCEIKDLIWKLCAWRDLMARIHDESLRYVLSDQAIVSLAMRIPKEPTEVYDVIQQADLNNGSSNIYSILPSPSPVVSTHIEELCFLLQEVSANIDDVFRRFLQKHLGPTGCCPLSVYNYALLSEFCLKQTNELFMKHAGEKFTSMVGKKASRELFVQKFSCKSPVYHNCRIYASDGRLLCYCDRRKLEWYLKRDLAKIVEDDPPAIMLLFEPKGRPEDEDNDFYIQSKKNICVGCGEKNHYLRYRIIPSCYRMHFPEHLKSHRSHDIVLLCVDCHEIAHSAAEKFKKQIAEEFGIPLFVRMIVDSGESTVATVTSKSVGGIEETGVSPLQLRTAAMALLRHGSSMPARRHEELMQVVKAYFGGREISREDLEMALLVGMSPHERRRLEKKKGLSLRHHAQSIICKSSTSSNDKTIENNIKRNNSIHISQESLKDDVKDTDGRQTNTSASDMHAVLLLNRDDFPSGNIQCPNKTEELELGNVCVSSNGNGHGALQKETCEAVIPSTSYQVTSSKSAKKLSLLGHGPHGKQVVEHLLNKYGEDGILQFCQRWRQVFVDAIHPRFLPSGWDIMHSGRRDFGEYSVYNPARKDLQTADK; this is translated from the exons ATGGCGACCCGAGGAAAGATCAACGCGATCGTCGCCGTCGCGTGCGTCGCGGCGGCCTCCCTTGTCGTGGCGGCGCTCTGCCGGCGCCTGTGGAGGCGGAGGGTGGCCGGCCGGCGATGCTGCTCGGAGCTCGAGGACAAGCCCCAGAACCGATTCAAGCACGTTCTTGCCGACAATTCCTACGCGCCTTTCAGGCATTTCAAGCGAGAGGGAACGGAGGAAG TCTCTTTGAAGATGCATCCGTTTGAAGAAGAGATCACTTCATTATTGGAGAACCCTCCTGCTCTATTAAATTTCGTTACCGTTCATGAATATTCAGATATGAGTGCTTCTTATGTCTGGATAGACACAGAACACCAATTAGACTACCTTGCCAAGCTACTAAGTAAGGAACAAGTCTTTGCTGTTGATACAGAACAACATAGTCTTCGATCATTCATTGGGTTTACTGCTCTAATGCAG ATCTCTACAGAGAGAGAAGATTTCCTGATTGATACAATTGCTCTGCATGATGTGATGGACATCCTACGCCCTGTTTTTGCTGATCCTTCAATTTGCAAG GTCTTTCATGGAGCTGATAATGATGTTCTTTGGCTCCAGAGAGACTTCCATATATATGTTGTCAACATGTTTGATACTGCAAAA GCATGTGAGATCCTGTCAAAACCCCACAAGTCATTAGCATATTTACTTGAGACATATTGTGGAGTGTCAACTGACAAAACACTG CAGCGTGAAGATTGGAGAGTACGTCCATTATCAGTAGAAATGATCGAGTATGCTCGTAGTGATGCTCACTATCTACTATATATTGCTGACTGTTTAGCCTCTGAGCTCCAAAGCAAATCCCCTG ATACCTCAGCTTGTCCCGATgacaaattcaattttttcttcGAGGCCAGCCATCGTTCAAACATGGTGTGCATGCAACTTTATGCGAAAGAGATTGAATCTACTCCTGGCGCTTCTGCTGCAGCATCTATATTATCACGTAACCTGAGTGTTCAAGGAGTTACCTCCTGGAAAAGTTGTGAAATAAAG GATCTGATCTGGAAGCTGTGCGCATGGAGGGACTTAATG GCTCGAATTCATGATGAAAGCTTAAGATATGTCTTATCAGATCAAGCTATTGTTTCTCTTGCCATGAGAATTCCAAAGGAACCAACTGAAGTATATGATGTCATTCAGCAAGCTGATTTAAATAATGGTTCTTCAAATATCTATTCTATCTTGCCATCACCGTCACCTGTTGTCAGTACCCACATAGAGGAACTTTGCTTTCTCCTTCAAGAAGTGAGCGCCAACATAGATGATGTTTTTAGAAGATTTCTGCAAAAGCACCTGGGTCCTACAGGATGTTGTCCACTGTCAGTTTATAACTATGCTTTATTATCTGAGTTCTGTTTGAAACAAACCAATGAATTATTCATGAAGCATGCAGGAGAAAAGTTTACCTCAATGGTTGGCAAAAAGGCCTCACGTGAACTTTTTGTTCAAAAATTCTCATGCAAATCCCCAGTGTATCACAACTGCAGGATCTATGCTAGCGATGGGAGATTGCTTTGTTATTGTGATCGCAGAAAGTTGGAGTG GTACCTTAAACGAGATTTGGCAAAGATTGTTGAAGATGATCCTCCAGCAATTATGCTTCTTTTTGAACCAAAAGGCCGTCCAGAAGATGAAGATAATGACTTTTATATTCAGagtaagaaaaatatatgtGTTGGATGTGGGGAAAAGAATCACTACTTACGTTACAGAATAATACCATCATGCTACAGAATGCACTTTCCAGAGCATTTGAAAAGCCACCGTTCTCATGATATTGTTCTACTTTGCGTGGACTGTCATGAAATAGCTCATTCTGCTGCTGAAAAGTTTAAGAAGCAGATAGCAGAAGAATTCGGAATCCCCCTTTTTGTGCGAATGATAGTTGACTCAGGAGAGAGCACGGTAGCAACTGTGACATCAAAATCTGTGGGTGGAATTGAGGAAACAGGTGTGTCCCCATTGCAGTTGCGAACTGCAGCAATGGCTCTTCTACGCCATGGATCCAGCATGCCGGCAAGAAGGCATGAAGAGCTGATGCAG GTCGTAAAAGCATATTTTGGGGGAAGAGAAATATCTCGAGAAGACCTGGAAATGGCATTACTTGTTGGCATGAGTCCTCATGAGAGAAGACGGcttgagaagaaaaaaggatTATCCTTGAGACATCATGCACAGAGCATTATCTGTAAAAGTAGCACATCTAGCAATGATAAAACGATTGAGAATAATATTAAGAGGAACAATAGCATTCATATATCTCAGGAATCATTAAAAGATGATGTGAAGGATACTGATGGTAGACAAACAAATACATCTGCTAGTGATATGCATGCAGTTTTGTTGCTCAATAGAGATGATTTTCCTAGTGGCAACATACAGTGTCCTAACAAAACAGAAGAATTGGAGCTAGGAAATGTATGTGTTTCAAGTAATGGGAATGGGCATGGAGCTCTACAGAAGGAGACTTGTGAAGCTGTTATCCCATCCACATCTTATCAAGTTACCTCCTCAAAAAGTGCAAAGAAGCTATCATTGTTGGGGCATGGACCTCATGGGAAGCAAGTTGTGGAGCATTTGCTAAACAAGTATGGGGAGGATGGCATCCTCCAATTTTGCCAAAGATGGAGGCAAGTGTTTGTTGATGCTATTCATCCTCGTTTCCTACCTTCTGGTTGGGACATAATGCACAG
- the LOC103720495 gene encoding protein RRP6-like 3 isoform X1, whose translation MATRGKINAIVAVACVAAASLVVAALCRRLWRRRVAGRRCCSELEDKPQNRFKHVLADNSYAPFRHFKREGTEEEVSLKMHPFEEEITSLLENPPALLNFVTVHEYSDMSASYVWIDTEHQLDYLAKLLSKEQVFAVDTEQHSLRSFIGFTALMQISTEREDFLIDTIALHDVMDILRPVFADPSICKVFHGADNDVLWLQRDFHIYVVNMFDTAKACEILSKPHKSLAYLLETYCGVSTDKTLQREDWRVRPLSVEMIEYARSDAHYLLYIADCLASELQSKSPDTSACPDDKFNFFFEASHRSNMVCMQLYAKEIESTPGASAAASILSRNLSVQGVTSWKSCEIKDLIWKLCAWRDLMARIHDESLRYVLSDQAIVSLAMRIPKEPTEVYDVIQQADLNNGSSNIYSILPSPSPVVSTHIEELCFLLQEVSANIDDVFRRFLQKHLGPTGCCPLSVYNYALLSEFCLKQTNELFMKHAGEKFTSMVGKKASRELFVQKFSCKSPVYHNCRIYASDGRLLCYCDRRKLEWYLKRDLAKIVEDDPPAIMLLFEPKGRPEDEDNDFYIQSKKNICVGCGEKNHYLRYRIIPSCYRMHFPEHLKSHRSHDIVLLCVDCHEIAHSAAEKFKKQIAEEFGIPLFVRMIVDSGESTVATVTSKSVGGIEETGVSPLQLRTAAMALLRHGSSMPARRHEELMQVVKAYFGGREISREDLEMALLVGMSPHERRRLEKKKGLSLRHHAQSIICKSSTSSNDKTIENNIKRNNSIHISQESLKDDVKDTDGRQTNTSASDMHAVLLLNRDDFPSGNIQCPNKTEELELGNVCVSSNGNGHGALQKETCEAVIPSTSYQVTSSKSAKKLSLLGHGPHGKQVVEHLLNKYGEDGILQFCQRWRQVFVDAIHPRFLPSGWDIMHSGRRDFGEYSVYNPARKDLQTADK comes from the exons ATGGCGACCCGAGGAAAGATCAACGCGATCGTCGCCGTCGCGTGCGTCGCGGCGGCCTCCCTTGTCGTGGCGGCGCTCTGCCGGCGCCTGTGGAGGCGGAGGGTGGCCGGCCGGCGATGCTGCTCGGAGCTCGAGGACAAGCCCCAGAACCGATTCAAGCACGTTCTTGCCGACAATTCCTACGCGCCTTTCAGGCATTTCAAGCGAGAGGGAACGGAGGAAG AAGTCTCTTTGAAGATGCATCCGTTTGAAGAAGAGATCACTTCATTATTGGAGAACCCTCCTGCTCTATTAAATTTCGTTACCGTTCATGAATATTCAGATATGAGTGCTTCTTATGTCTGGATAGACACAGAACACCAATTAGACTACCTTGCCAAGCTACTAAGTAAGGAACAAGTCTTTGCTGTTGATACAGAACAACATAGTCTTCGATCATTCATTGGGTTTACTGCTCTAATGCAG ATCTCTACAGAGAGAGAAGATTTCCTGATTGATACAATTGCTCTGCATGATGTGATGGACATCCTACGCCCTGTTTTTGCTGATCCTTCAATTTGCAAG GTCTTTCATGGAGCTGATAATGATGTTCTTTGGCTCCAGAGAGACTTCCATATATATGTTGTCAACATGTTTGATACTGCAAAA GCATGTGAGATCCTGTCAAAACCCCACAAGTCATTAGCATATTTACTTGAGACATATTGTGGAGTGTCAACTGACAAAACACTG CAGCGTGAAGATTGGAGAGTACGTCCATTATCAGTAGAAATGATCGAGTATGCTCGTAGTGATGCTCACTATCTACTATATATTGCTGACTGTTTAGCCTCTGAGCTCCAAAGCAAATCCCCTG ATACCTCAGCTTGTCCCGATgacaaattcaattttttcttcGAGGCCAGCCATCGTTCAAACATGGTGTGCATGCAACTTTATGCGAAAGAGATTGAATCTACTCCTGGCGCTTCTGCTGCAGCATCTATATTATCACGTAACCTGAGTGTTCAAGGAGTTACCTCCTGGAAAAGTTGTGAAATAAAG GATCTGATCTGGAAGCTGTGCGCATGGAGGGACTTAATG GCTCGAATTCATGATGAAAGCTTAAGATATGTCTTATCAGATCAAGCTATTGTTTCTCTTGCCATGAGAATTCCAAAGGAACCAACTGAAGTATATGATGTCATTCAGCAAGCTGATTTAAATAATGGTTCTTCAAATATCTATTCTATCTTGCCATCACCGTCACCTGTTGTCAGTACCCACATAGAGGAACTTTGCTTTCTCCTTCAAGAAGTGAGCGCCAACATAGATGATGTTTTTAGAAGATTTCTGCAAAAGCACCTGGGTCCTACAGGATGTTGTCCACTGTCAGTTTATAACTATGCTTTATTATCTGAGTTCTGTTTGAAACAAACCAATGAATTATTCATGAAGCATGCAGGAGAAAAGTTTACCTCAATGGTTGGCAAAAAGGCCTCACGTGAACTTTTTGTTCAAAAATTCTCATGCAAATCCCCAGTGTATCACAACTGCAGGATCTATGCTAGCGATGGGAGATTGCTTTGTTATTGTGATCGCAGAAAGTTGGAGTG GTACCTTAAACGAGATTTGGCAAAGATTGTTGAAGATGATCCTCCAGCAATTATGCTTCTTTTTGAACCAAAAGGCCGTCCAGAAGATGAAGATAATGACTTTTATATTCAGagtaagaaaaatatatgtGTTGGATGTGGGGAAAAGAATCACTACTTACGTTACAGAATAATACCATCATGCTACAGAATGCACTTTCCAGAGCATTTGAAAAGCCACCGTTCTCATGATATTGTTCTACTTTGCGTGGACTGTCATGAAATAGCTCATTCTGCTGCTGAAAAGTTTAAGAAGCAGATAGCAGAAGAATTCGGAATCCCCCTTTTTGTGCGAATGATAGTTGACTCAGGAGAGAGCACGGTAGCAACTGTGACATCAAAATCTGTGGGTGGAATTGAGGAAACAGGTGTGTCCCCATTGCAGTTGCGAACTGCAGCAATGGCTCTTCTACGCCATGGATCCAGCATGCCGGCAAGAAGGCATGAAGAGCTGATGCAG GTCGTAAAAGCATATTTTGGGGGAAGAGAAATATCTCGAGAAGACCTGGAAATGGCATTACTTGTTGGCATGAGTCCTCATGAGAGAAGACGGcttgagaagaaaaaaggatTATCCTTGAGACATCATGCACAGAGCATTATCTGTAAAAGTAGCACATCTAGCAATGATAAAACGATTGAGAATAATATTAAGAGGAACAATAGCATTCATATATCTCAGGAATCATTAAAAGATGATGTGAAGGATACTGATGGTAGACAAACAAATACATCTGCTAGTGATATGCATGCAGTTTTGTTGCTCAATAGAGATGATTTTCCTAGTGGCAACATACAGTGTCCTAACAAAACAGAAGAATTGGAGCTAGGAAATGTATGTGTTTCAAGTAATGGGAATGGGCATGGAGCTCTACAGAAGGAGACTTGTGAAGCTGTTATCCCATCCACATCTTATCAAGTTACCTCCTCAAAAAGTGCAAAGAAGCTATCATTGTTGGGGCATGGACCTCATGGGAAGCAAGTTGTGGAGCATTTGCTAAACAAGTATGGGGAGGATGGCATCCTCCAATTTTGCCAAAGATGGAGGCAAGTGTTTGTTGATGCTATTCATCCTCGTTTCCTACCTTCTGGTTGGGACATAATGCACAG